Proteins from a single region of Verrucosispora sp. NA02020:
- a CDS encoding WXG100 family type VII secretion target, which translates to MTEIRYNFAGLNAAADSCGGAVRNMTGELDGLKSGIAPLLATWDGDAREAYFQRQAEWESAANDLRDLLTRIERALRESAGKMQAREAANRQKFGG; encoded by the coding sequence ATGACGGAGATTCGGTACAACTTCGCGGGCCTGAACGCGGCGGCGGACAGCTGTGGTGGCGCGGTCCGGAACATGACCGGCGAGCTGGACGGGCTCAAGTCCGGCATCGCCCCGCTGCTCGCGACCTGGGACGGCGACGCCCGTGAGGCGTACTTCCAGCGGCAGGCAGAGTGGGAGTCGGCCGCCAACGACCTGCGTGACCTGCTCACCCGGATCGAGCGCGCGCTGCGCGAGTCGGCGGGCAAGATGCAGGCCCGTGAGGCGGCGAACCGGCAGAAGTTCGGCGGCTGA
- the mycP gene encoding type VII secretion-associated serine protease mycosin — protein sequence MVTAPAPTPARADPTICRNPSDPGEMNIETPWHQRWLAPQRVWPFSTGARVKVAVIDSGTDSTHPQMAGRVAAGFDALRDAPGGDVDCVSHGTAVASIIAAGRMEGIGFYGLAPDATIVPIRVSERNANEQPGTGGDTVTSEVFARAIRRAVDEGAKVINMSVTLYYWDKDVEQAVRYAVDRDVVLVAAAGNQHQDGARPDPVPYPADFDGVIGVGAVDQNGARIRQSQIGPYVDVVAPGGAVVAATRVFGHSVWDGTSFAAPMVSATAALIRAAEPNLSAKEVTRRILATADPARGDAEAGYGSGVVNPYRAVTERLTSAAPVAQPPLPDVPYDAAAEARAERWAVFGRWALWIGLPLAVLSVCVAVLAALLPRGRRTRWRPTRPSAPPAPMPEIDEPEEAFFRVPTSTPRG from the coding sequence ATGGTGACCGCGCCCGCCCCGACCCCGGCCCGGGCCGATCCGACGATTTGCCGGAATCCGAGCGATCCGGGAGAGATGAACATCGAGACCCCGTGGCACCAGCGGTGGTTGGCGCCGCAGCGGGTCTGGCCGTTCAGCACCGGTGCGCGGGTGAAGGTCGCGGTGATCGACTCCGGCACGGACAGCACCCATCCCCAGATGGCCGGACGGGTGGCCGCCGGCTTCGACGCGTTGCGTGACGCGCCGGGGGGCGATGTGGACTGTGTCTCCCACGGCACTGCCGTGGCCAGCATCATCGCGGCCGGCCGGATGGAGGGGATCGGGTTCTACGGCCTTGCTCCGGACGCCACGATCGTGCCGATCCGGGTCAGTGAGCGCAACGCCAACGAGCAGCCGGGAACCGGTGGCGACACCGTCACCAGCGAGGTCTTCGCCCGGGCGATCCGGCGGGCGGTCGACGAGGGCGCCAAGGTGATCAACATGTCGGTGACGCTCTACTACTGGGACAAGGACGTCGAGCAGGCCGTCAGGTACGCGGTGGATCGGGACGTCGTACTGGTGGCCGCCGCCGGCAACCAGCACCAGGACGGTGCCCGTCCCGACCCGGTGCCGTACCCGGCCGACTTCGACGGGGTGATCGGCGTGGGCGCCGTCGACCAGAACGGGGCCCGGATCAGGCAGTCCCAGATCGGACCGTACGTGGACGTCGTCGCGCCGGGCGGGGCGGTGGTGGCCGCCACCCGCGTGTTCGGACACAGCGTATGGGACGGCACCAGCTTCGCCGCCCCGATGGTGAGCGCCACCGCCGCGCTGATCCGCGCGGCGGAGCCGAACCTATCGGCCAAGGAGGTCACCCGGCGGATCCTGGCCACCGCCGACCCGGCCCGTGGCGACGCCGAGGCCGGGTACGGCAGTGGAGTGGTCAATCCGTACCGCGCCGTCACCGAACGTCTGACCAGTGCGGCACCGGTGGCCCAACCTCCGCTGCCCGACGTGCCCTACGACGCCGCTGCGGAGGCCCGTGCCGAGCGGTGGGCGGTCTTCGGCCGGTGGGCACTCTGGATCGGTCTGCCGCTGGCCGTGCTCTCGGTCTGCGTGGCGGTCCTGGCGGCGTTGCTGCCGCGCGGGCGACGCACCCGGTGGCGGCCCACTCGGCCGTCGGCGCCACCCGCCCCGATGCCCGAGATCGACGAGCCCGAGGAGGCGTTCTTCCGGGTACCGACGTCGACGCCGCGCGGCTGA
- the eccCa gene encoding type VII secretion protein EccCa: MSTVVVKRPARQPEPEYPSGEVLLEAPPEVPAPTGKAWGQMMMMLPMLAGSFAMALMFAGRGGSTLGYVTGGLFGLSAIGMLGSQLSNNAGGPGKQEMLQRRREYMTHLSRQRRRVLKTIRKQREAAFYRHPDPDILWSLPLGQRLWERRRGDVDFGTVRIGLGPQELATPLVPPPATSLEKLEPMCALALRRFLTTYGEVPDLPVTMALNGFARVHLRGDVEAARGMVRAVLAQAAAFHAPDDMLIAICVAPDRRAGWEWTKWLPHALHPSRTDALGQLRLVSPSVTGLEAMLDDVLASRPRFNASGGGQQVPGPHVLVVVDGGDTAGSDHLMTEGGVEGVTLLDLSTPAPRLLDRARLVLEVSADRRLDSVTVDGPAEIGRADDCRPAEVEALAMQLAPLRLSAASRSGGDTPLTGELGLADLLDIGDPYEFDVDQGWQPRPNRDKLRVPIGIGSDGGPVELDLKESAQDGMGPHGLLIGATGSGKSELLRTLVLALAATHSSESLNFVLVDFKGGATFTRLDGLPHTSAVITNLADELPLVDRMTDSINGELVRRQELLRAAGNYASQRDYEKARAAGAPLSPLPSLLIICDEFSELLTAKPDFIDMFVQIGRVGRSLGVHLLLASQRLEEGRLRGLDTHLSYRIGLRTFSAMESRVVLGATDAYELPRSPGHGYLRFGTEPLVRFKAAYVSGAYRSKIAAAVAAGDGGDRVREYTTAYVAPPVTRTPKPEETPDPVDGVGESVLDILVGRLAGRGKPAHQVWLPPLAEPPTLDQLLPPLTADPARGVTVAHAGLLGELQVAVGIVDKPFEQRRDVLWFDLGGAAGHAVIVGGPQSGKSTLLRTVVTSLALTHTPREAQVYCLDLGSSALSSLRELPHVGSVATRLDAGLVRRTVAELQLLMGERERRFAERGVDSMSEYRRARRHGQHDDDPFGDVFLVIDGWATLRSEFEDLEPTINDIANRGLSFGIHLIVTAGRWMDLRPAVRDVFGTRLELWLADASDSNLDRRAAMNVPDKSPGRGITPDGQQFLAALPRADSSQEAETLPEGARKLVTDLAAAWQGPGAPPIRLLPPVVPYGSLLDTGRPGVPIGIAEVDLQPVHLDFAADPHFILFGDGESGKSTFLRALAQTIVDRNELTQARLVLVDYRRSLLGDIDSPHLIGYGSTAQVTEGIVTEVAAVMRDRLPPPDISAERLRARDWWKGPDLYVLVDDYDLVAGAGSNPLTPLLEFLPQARDIGLHLVIARRTGGASRALYEPVLMRLREISTPGIVMSGNRDEGVLLGTVRPGPLPPGRGWLVSRRGGTRLVQLVQLPPRS, encoded by the coding sequence GTGAGCACCGTGGTCGTCAAACGACCCGCCCGGCAGCCGGAACCGGAGTATCCCTCCGGCGAGGTGCTCCTGGAGGCACCGCCCGAGGTGCCGGCGCCGACCGGTAAGGCCTGGGGGCAGATGATGATGATGCTGCCGATGCTCGCCGGTTCGTTCGCGATGGCCCTGATGTTCGCGGGTCGGGGCGGTTCGACTCTCGGGTACGTCACCGGTGGTCTGTTCGGGCTCTCCGCCATCGGCATGCTCGGTTCGCAGTTGAGCAACAACGCGGGCGGGCCGGGAAAGCAGGAGATGCTCCAGCGACGCCGGGAGTACATGACGCACCTGTCGCGGCAGCGTCGTCGGGTGTTGAAGACGATCCGCAAGCAGCGCGAGGCGGCCTTCTATCGGCACCCGGATCCGGACATCCTCTGGTCGCTGCCGTTGGGGCAGCGGTTGTGGGAGCGCCGGCGCGGCGACGTGGACTTCGGTACCGTCCGGATCGGCCTGGGCCCGCAGGAACTGGCCACGCCCCTGGTGCCGCCGCCGGCCACGTCGCTGGAGAAGTTGGAGCCGATGTGCGCGCTGGCGTTGCGCCGGTTCCTCACCACCTACGGTGAGGTGCCCGACCTGCCGGTGACCATGGCGCTGAACGGGTTCGCCCGGGTGCACCTGCGCGGCGACGTCGAGGCGGCGCGCGGCATGGTCCGGGCGGTGCTCGCCCAGGCCGCCGCGTTCCACGCGCCGGACGACATGCTGATCGCGATCTGCGTGGCGCCGGATCGGCGGGCCGGGTGGGAGTGGACGAAGTGGTTGCCGCACGCCCTGCACCCGTCGCGTACCGACGCGTTGGGGCAACTGCGGTTGGTGTCGCCCTCGGTGACCGGCCTGGAGGCGATGCTCGACGACGTACTCGCCAGCCGGCCCCGGTTCAACGCCAGCGGTGGCGGTCAGCAGGTCCCCGGGCCACACGTGCTGGTGGTCGTGGACGGCGGTGACACCGCCGGTTCCGACCATCTGATGACCGAGGGCGGGGTGGAGGGTGTGACCCTGCTCGACCTCTCCACTCCGGCGCCGCGTCTGCTCGACCGGGCGCGGCTGGTGCTGGAGGTGTCGGCGGACCGCCGGCTGGACAGTGTCACGGTGGACGGGCCTGCGGAGATCGGGCGGGCCGACGACTGCCGACCGGCCGAGGTCGAGGCGCTGGCCATGCAGTTGGCTCCGCTGCGTCTGTCGGCCGCCTCGCGCAGCGGCGGCGACACCCCGTTGACCGGCGAGTTGGGCCTGGCCGACCTGCTCGACATCGGCGACCCGTACGAGTTCGACGTCGACCAGGGCTGGCAGCCGCGCCCCAACCGCGACAAGTTGCGGGTGCCGATCGGGATCGGCAGCGACGGCGGGCCGGTGGAGCTGGACCTGAAGGAGTCCGCGCAGGACGGCATGGGGCCGCACGGGCTGCTCATCGGCGCGACCGGGTCCGGCAAGTCCGAACTGCTGCGGACCCTGGTGCTGGCGCTGGCGGCCACCCACTCGTCGGAGAGCCTCAACTTCGTCCTGGTCGACTTCAAGGGCGGCGCCACCTTCACCCGGCTGGACGGGTTGCCGCACACCAGCGCGGTGATCACCAACCTGGCCGACGAGCTGCCGCTGGTGGACCGGATGACCGACTCCATCAACGGTGAGCTGGTCCGTCGGCAGGAGTTGCTCCGGGCCGCCGGCAACTACGCCTCGCAGCGCGACTACGAGAAGGCCCGGGCGGCGGGTGCGCCGCTGTCGCCGTTGCCGAGCCTGCTGATCATCTGTGACGAGTTCTCCGAGCTGCTCACCGCGAAGCCCGACTTCATCGACATGTTCGTGCAGATCGGCCGGGTCGGCCGGTCGCTCGGCGTGCATCTGCTGCTGGCCAGCCAGCGGTTGGAGGAGGGGCGGTTGCGGGGGCTGGACACCCATCTGTCGTACCGGATCGGTCTGCGGACCTTCTCCGCGATGGAGTCGCGGGTGGTGCTCGGTGCCACCGACGCGTACGAGCTGCCCCGGTCGCCGGGGCACGGCTACCTGCGGTTCGGCACCGAGCCGTTGGTGCGGTTCAAGGCCGCGTACGTCTCCGGCGCGTACCGGAGCAAGATCGCCGCAGCGGTCGCGGCGGGTGACGGCGGGGACCGGGTACGCGAGTACACCACCGCCTACGTCGCCCCGCCGGTGACCCGCACGCCGAAGCCGGAGGAGACACCGGATCCGGTCGACGGGGTCGGCGAGAGCGTGCTGGACATCCTGGTCGGCCGGCTCGCCGGTCGGGGCAAACCGGCCCACCAGGTGTGGCTGCCGCCGCTGGCCGAGCCGCCGACCCTGGACCAGTTGCTGCCGCCGTTGACGGCCGACCCGGCGCGCGGGGTGACCGTGGCGCACGCCGGTCTGCTGGGCGAGTTGCAGGTGGCGGTGGGCATCGTCGACAAGCCGTTCGAGCAACGCCGGGACGTGCTCTGGTTCGACCTGGGCGGGGCGGCCGGACACGCGGTGATCGTCGGAGGTCCGCAGAGCGGCAAGAGCACCCTGCTGCGTACCGTGGTCACCTCGCTGGCCCTGACGCACACCCCTCGGGAAGCCCAGGTGTACTGCCTCGACCTGGGCAGCAGCGCGCTCTCCTCGTTGCGCGAGCTGCCGCACGTCGGCTCGGTGGCGACCCGCCTCGACGCCGGCCTGGTGCGGCGTACCGTGGCCGAGTTGCAGTTGCTGATGGGCGAGCGGGAGCGCCGGTTCGCCGAGCGTGGCGTGGACTCGATGTCCGAGTACCGGCGGGCGCGACGCCACGGGCAGCACGACGACGACCCGTTCGGCGACGTCTTCCTGGTCATCGACGGCTGGGCCACGCTGCGGTCGGAGTTCGAGGACCTCGAACCCACCATCAACGACATCGCCAACCGTGGTCTCTCCTTCGGCATCCACCTGATCGTCACCGCCGGACGGTGGATGGACCTGCGTCCGGCCGTCCGGGACGTCTTCGGGACCCGGTTGGAGCTGTGGCTGGCCGACGCGAGCGACTCCAACCTGGACCGCCGGGCGGCGATGAACGTGCCGGACAAGTCACCGGGACGCGGCATCACGCCGGACGGCCAGCAGTTCCTTGCGGCGCTGCCCCGGGCTGACAGCTCGCAGGAGGCGGAGACCCTGCCCGAGGGGGCACGCAAGCTGGTCACCGACCTGGCCGCCGCCTGGCAGGGGCCGGGTGCCCCGCCGATTCGGCTGCTTCCGCCGGTGGTCCCTTACGGCAGCCTGCTGGACACCGGCCGCCCGGGGGTGCCGATCGGCATCGCCGAGGTGGACCTGCAGCCGGTGCACCTGGACTTCGCCGCCGACCCGCACTTCATCCTGTTCGGCGACGGCGAGTCGGGTAAGAGCACGTTCCTGCGGGCGCTGGCGCAGACGATCGTCGACCGCAACGAGCTGACCCAGGCGCGGCTGGTCCTCGTGGACTACCGACGCAGTCTGCTCGGTGACATCGACTCGCCGCACCTGATCGGGTACGGCTCGACGGCACAGGTCACCGAGGGCATCGTGACCGAGGTCGCCGCCGTGATGCGGGACCGGCTGCCACCGCCGGACATCAGCGCGGAACGGTTGCGGGCCCGCGACTGGTGGAAGGGCCCCGACCTGTACGTGCTGGTCGACGACTACGACCTGGTGGCGGGCGCGGGCAGCAACCCGCTGACCCCGCTGCTGGAGTTCCTGCCCCAGGCCCGGGACATCGGTCTGCACCTGGTCATCGCCCGCCGCACCGGTGGCGCGAGCCGGGCGTTGTACGAGCCCGTCCTGATGCGGCTGCGGGAGATCAGCACACCGGGCATCGTGATGTCCGGCAACCGGGACGAGGGGGTGCTGCTCGGCACCGTCCGTCCCGGGCCGCTGCCACCGGGCCGGGGCTGGCTGGTGTCCCGGCGCGGCGGGACCCGGCTGGTGCAGCTGGTGCAGCTTCCACCACGGTCCTGA
- the eccD gene encoding type VII secretion integral membrane protein EccD, whose amino-acid sequence MVTQAGTGLARIAVVAPHRRLDLALPEHLPLVGLMPAVLRQADEEPSDGTGHGGWTLRRSDGSAVDLTRTLAAQSIRDGETLHLVPRRTEWPELAYDDLMEAVADGARRRGVAWTPFATRLTGLIVAGVLLLLGLVVIVTSTQPGWLGGAVALGTAAVLLAGGIVLSRAMADSLAGAVVAAAGLPYAFVGGVLVIGSGESVWALGAPHVLLGSAVLLLSGLLGLLGVGDATRVFVAAVFVGFWGMVGGLLAFGTMDAAQGTAVVVSAVALLLPAMPLLSVRLGKMPMPALPRTAEDLLRDEPQPKREIVYQATARADEVLTGMIFGAFVVTVSCLVVLTATGTVSALLLAGVISLGYLLRARLVATVRHRVPMLAAGLVGLGLLPLVGAADASTAARVLAVLPVALVAAGLAAAAGLAYSRRPPSPRLARLGDVCDILLQLAIVPVACSVLGLYAFMRAING is encoded by the coding sequence GTGGTCACCCAGGCCGGAACCGGACTCGCGCGCATCGCCGTCGTCGCCCCCCACCGACGGCTGGACCTCGCCCTGCCCGAGCATCTGCCGCTCGTCGGACTGATGCCCGCGGTGCTGCGCCAGGCCGACGAGGAACCGTCGGACGGCACCGGCCACGGCGGGTGGACGCTGCGCCGCAGCGACGGTAGCGCCGTCGACCTGACCCGTACGCTCGCCGCCCAGAGCATCCGCGACGGCGAGACGCTGCACCTGGTGCCGCGCCGCACCGAGTGGCCGGAGCTGGCGTACGACGACCTCATGGAGGCCGTCGCCGATGGCGCCCGGCGTCGCGGCGTCGCCTGGACCCCGTTCGCGACCCGACTGACCGGCCTGATCGTGGCGGGTGTGCTGCTCCTGCTCGGCCTGGTCGTGATCGTCACCTCCACCCAGCCCGGCTGGCTCGGTGGCGCGGTCGCGCTCGGCACCGCCGCGGTGCTGCTGGCCGGCGGGATCGTGCTGTCCCGCGCGATGGCCGACTCGCTGGCCGGAGCGGTCGTCGCCGCCGCCGGGTTGCCCTACGCCTTCGTCGGCGGCGTGCTGGTGATCGGCTCCGGTGAGTCGGTCTGGGCGCTGGGCGCGCCGCACGTGCTACTCGGCTCCGCCGTGCTGCTGCTCTCCGGTCTGCTCGGTCTGCTCGGCGTCGGTGACGCGACCCGGGTCTTCGTCGCCGCCGTCTTCGTCGGGTTCTGGGGCATGGTCGGCGGGCTGCTCGCCTTCGGCACGATGGACGCCGCCCAGGGCACCGCCGTCGTGGTCAGCGCGGTGGCCCTCCTGCTGCCGGCGATGCCGCTGCTCTCCGTACGGCTCGGCAAGATGCCGATGCCGGCGCTGCCGCGTACCGCCGAGGACCTGCTGCGGGACGAGCCGCAGCCCAAGCGGGAGATCGTCTACCAGGCCACCGCCCGCGCCGACGAGGTGCTCACCGGCATGATCTTCGGGGCCTTCGTCGTCACCGTCAGCTGCCTGGTCGTACTCACCGCCACCGGCACCGTCTCCGCGCTGCTGCTGGCCGGGGTGATCTCGCTCGGCTACCTGCTGCGGGCCCGGCTGGTGGCGACGGTCCGGCACCGGGTGCCGATGCTCGCCGCCGGCCTGGTGGGCCTGGGCCTGCTGCCCCTGGTCGGCGCGGCCGACGCGTCGACGGCCGCGCGGGTGCTGGCGGTGCTGCCGGTGGCCCTGGTCGCGGCCGGTCTCGCCGCCGCCGCCGGGCTCGCCTACAGCCGACGCCCCCCGTCACCCCGGCTGGCCCGCCTCGGCGACGTGTGCGACATCCTGCTCCAACTCGCCATCGTGCCGGTGGCGTGCAGCGTGCTGGGCCTGTACGCCTTCATGCGCGCCATCAACGGCTGA
- the eccB gene encoding type VII secretion protein EccB yields the protein MPSRRDQVQSYQFFVQRMTSALVARDPDPESAPFRRLGGAGFASVMVAVLFLGAVGVYGLLRPGGATKWKEGGAVILEKETGTRYLYREGRLHPVLNYASALLAMESAAPIVSVSRNSLVGTPRGPRIGIPFAPDALPAANRILDGPWTLCTQPARNAAGGIVATTVLTVGRAPEGGREPGDAALLVRDRKTERLHLVWRDHRYEIRNEKIVLEGLTMSAEPVVEVGGAWLNALPAGEPIAPRRVSDRGTTSTALANARVGQVFVVESQNGTRQHYQAERNRLVPLTPVQADVVLADPETRAAYPDSSEPRALELAAGTAAAAPKGEAPAQGRHRAPEQRPEIARLTGDQPAVCAAYQPDQDEPTVLLDAEVQPVREPVRTGEQTGDGIPLADRVVIAPGYGVLVDAVPSPDQRTGTLNLVTDIGYRYPLASEGVAAMLGYSGVQPVRLPASLVVRLPAGPALDPAIAKRALDPE from the coding sequence ATGCCGTCGCGGCGGGACCAGGTCCAGTCGTACCAGTTCTTCGTGCAACGGATGACCTCCGCGCTGGTGGCGCGTGACCCGGACCCGGAGTCGGCGCCGTTCCGTCGGCTCGGTGGCGCCGGTTTCGCCAGCGTGATGGTGGCGGTGCTGTTCCTGGGCGCCGTCGGGGTCTACGGCCTGCTGCGTCCCGGCGGCGCCACGAAGTGGAAGGAAGGCGGCGCGGTCATCCTGGAGAAGGAGACCGGCACCCGCTACCTCTATCGGGAGGGCCGCCTGCACCCGGTGCTCAACTACGCCTCGGCACTGCTGGCCATGGAGTCCGCTGCGCCGATCGTGTCGGTCTCCCGCAACTCGTTGGTCGGTACTCCCCGTGGCCCCCGCATCGGCATCCCGTTCGCGCCGGACGCGTTGCCGGCTGCCAACCGGATCCTGGACGGACCGTGGACGCTGTGCACGCAGCCCGCCCGCAACGCCGCCGGCGGGATCGTCGCCACCACCGTGCTCACCGTCGGGCGGGCACCCGAGGGCGGGCGCGAGCCCGGCGACGCGGCGCTGCTGGTACGCGACCGCAAGACCGAGCGACTGCACCTGGTCTGGCGCGACCACCGGTACGAGATCCGTAACGAGAAGATCGTGCTGGAGGGGCTCACCATGAGCGCCGAACCGGTGGTGGAGGTCGGTGGTGCCTGGCTGAACGCCCTGCCCGCCGGAGAACCGATCGCGCCTCGTCGGGTCTCCGACCGGGGGACGACCTCGACCGCGCTGGCGAACGCCCGGGTTGGTCAGGTCTTCGTGGTGGAGAGCCAGAACGGCACGCGCCAGCACTACCAGGCCGAGCGGAACCGGCTCGTACCGCTGACTCCGGTGCAGGCGGACGTGGTGCTGGCCGACCCGGAGACCCGCGCGGCGTACCCGGACTCCTCGGAGCCCCGGGCGCTGGAACTCGCCGCCGGCACCGCCGCCGCCGCGCCGAAGGGCGAGGCACCGGCCCAGGGTCGGCACCGCGCCCCGGAGCAGCGGCCCGAGATCGCCCGACTGACCGGTGACCAGCCCGCCGTCTGTGCCGCCTACCAGCCGGACCAGGACGAGCCGACGGTGCTGCTCGACGCCGAGGTGCAACCGGTACGCGAGCCGGTGCGGACCGGTGAGCAGACCGGCGACGGCATTCCGCTGGCCGACCGGGTGGTGATCGCACCCGGTTACGGCGTGCTTGTCGATGCCGTGCCCTCCCCGGACCAGCGGACCGGCACCCTCAACCTGGTCACCGACATCGGCTACCGCTACCCGCTGGCGTCCGAAGGGGTGGCGGCGATGCTCGGCTACTCCGGTGTGCAGCCGGTACGACTGCCGGCCAGCCTGGTGGTCCGGCTGCCCGCCGGTCCCGCCCTCGACCCGGCGATCGCCAAGCGGGCACTCGACCCGGAGTGA
- a CDS encoding SUKH-3 domain-containing protein has translation MISREQALAIARQWASADRPGPDPEIELYEFDLGYVAWEVIPPPPPTDGPPAPPTSTGFPSAVIDRETGEVSRWRSVPPDLVAEEYTQHRAAEGRFPPDVRHVLDKAGWRPGRDATSAVNHWMRRFADELTGLECSPAARAALVEFGGLRLPQFGGHGEPGGGYMSFIFPTLGGIVTDKAHGFSEEFDNPVFPFGNNEDGPSELVVDAQGRVFMLHWADDFFVGPDIDSAIVALIRGGPMTEASDLDWQT, from the coding sequence ATGATCAGTCGCGAGCAGGCCCTGGCCATCGCACGCCAGTGGGCCTCCGCCGATCGACCCGGTCCCGACCCCGAGATCGAGTTGTACGAGTTCGACCTCGGCTACGTCGCCTGGGAAGTGATCCCGCCACCACCACCCACCGACGGACCACCCGCCCCTCCAACATCCACCGGCTTTCCCAGCGCCGTCATCGACCGGGAGACCGGCGAGGTGTCACGGTGGCGTTCGGTACCTCCGGACCTGGTCGCCGAGGAGTACACCCAGCACCGGGCCGCCGAGGGACGCTTCCCGCCGGACGTACGGCATGTGTTGGACAAAGCCGGCTGGCGCCCCGGCCGCGACGCCACCTCCGCCGTGAACCACTGGATGCGACGTTTCGCCGACGAACTCACCGGCCTGGAATGCTCCCCCGCCGCCCGCGCCGCCCTGGTCGAGTTCGGTGGTCTGCGGCTTCCCCAGTTCGGTGGTCACGGCGAGCCCGGCGGCGGCTACATGAGCTTCATCTTTCCTACGCTCGGCGGCATCGTCACCGACAAGGCACACGGCTTCTCGGAGGAGTTCGACAACCCGGTCTTCCCATTCGGCAACAACGAGGACGGACCATCCGAACTGGTCGTGGACGCCCAGGGACGCGTCTTCATGCTGCACTGGGCCGACGACTTCTTCGTCGGTCCCGACATCGACTCCGCCATCGTCGCACTCATCCGGGGCGGCCCGATGACCGAAGCCAGCGACCTCGACTGGCAGACCTGA
- a CDS encoding YbaB/EbfC family nucleoid-associated protein, protein MDVQALRARADELMAQFERMRSGVGDLQQKIKAVKATVTSEDGLVTVTAGPRGQVTKVEFDPRIYRRPDSKELSATVTETIRRASEKAMAEVEQLLQPYVPDSQFQAYIDHDLDGIFRQLDSDLPGEEKR, encoded by the coding sequence ATGGACGTACAGGCGCTGCGCGCCCGTGCCGACGAACTGATGGCTCAGTTCGAGCGGATGCGCTCCGGCGTGGGTGACCTCCAGCAGAAGATCAAAGCGGTGAAGGCCACGGTCACCTCCGAGGATGGCCTGGTCACCGTGACCGCCGGGCCCCGTGGGCAGGTGACGAAGGTCGAGTTCGACCCGCGCATCTATCGCCGTCCGGACTCCAAGGAGCTCTCGGCCACCGTCACCGAGACGATCCGCCGGGCGAGTGAGAAGGCCATGGCCGAGGTCGAGCAGCTCCTCCAGCCGTACGTGCCGGACAGCCAGTTCCAGGCCTACATCGACCACGATCTCGACGGGATCTTCCGACAACTGGACAGTGACCTGCCCGGGGAGGAGAAACGGTGA
- a CDS encoding WXG100 family type VII secretion target, whose product MSMNTDTGLMLKTEGDVDAVADRLTGNLNSLMDQLAPLYDQWKGAGAGSFHQVRERFDQDMARLNVALRAIAEAVGSAGKDYDVSDEEIRSDMEGAGATAGQITAALKL is encoded by the coding sequence ATGTCGATGAATACCGACACCGGCTTGATGCTGAAGACCGAGGGTGACGTCGATGCCGTCGCCGACCGGCTCACCGGCAACCTCAACTCGCTGATGGACCAGCTCGCTCCGCTGTACGACCAGTGGAAGGGGGCCGGCGCGGGTTCCTTCCACCAGGTCCGTGAGCGGTTCGACCAGGACATGGCCCGGCTCAACGTCGCGCTGCGCGCGATCGCCGAGGCCGTGGGATCGGCCGGTAAGGACTACGACGTCAGCGACGAGGAGATCCGGTCGGACATGGAGGGCGCGGGCGCGACCGCCGGCCAGATCACCGCGGCGCTGAAGCTCTGA